The Myxococcaceae bacterium JPH2 genome includes a region encoding these proteins:
- a CDS encoding protein kinase translates to MSENGTLVYPAGLQPGALVGGWRIVGMLGAGGYGAVYRVEHPDAPGLPFALKLSLHTDSARSLRETALLLDKAVHPHVVRVHASGRWPHPLTGLPYFVMDCIDGPALHTWADTFNPTFRQLAFAAGHVALALDLLHARGVVHRDLKPEHILIQRTTGQPILIDFGAGDVAGAPTLTTAALPPGTHHLRSPEAVRFHQRHWRTPEARYPYTHADDLYALGVCLYRAATGHYPFPPDLPTDLLYLAIATRAPPPPRVINPRIPPPLARTILRLLEKDPRRRPRNGGQLHAELVEGMLAASEAPYATRLFLEEPRPPSHPDDAPAQVHVPRWPSRAYPPPSPWPGRLARLIPESWLDALARWQERQEPAPPPPRPRPRWGATAVLCLLLGGLWWHSVQSRGFNGSTTPRVTSKFDSSPGNKLASPPESPHIGPAAIPLPVSPTPAVVASPAPSPQETPAVPNPSLSHPPASRQGVTPLRRALKVAAVAACTGMACAGAQTRSGPPGPQCPADAVATMRREYGLRGTEPIGVAWEPDHTDRRFKARDGAPAEATVNMPLNRIPDGLLLKGTFIFSESRVFIRFTKAQDATGRIVPVCFDAWTTNGEDVQVGLTRYPGGEANTAKLDSTFPVFPKFD, encoded by the coding sequence ATGAGTGAGAACGGGACCCTCGTGTATCCGGCGGGTCTCCAGCCGGGTGCCCTGGTGGGTGGGTGGCGCATCGTCGGGATGCTGGGCGCGGGGGGCTACGGAGCCGTGTATCGCGTGGAGCACCCGGATGCGCCCGGGCTGCCCTTCGCGCTCAAGCTGTCGCTCCACACGGACTCGGCGCGGAGCCTGCGCGAGACGGCCCTCCTCCTGGACAAGGCCGTGCATCCCCACGTCGTGCGCGTCCACGCGAGCGGTCGGTGGCCCCATCCCCTCACCGGGCTCCCCTACTTCGTCATGGACTGCATTGACGGCCCGGCGCTCCACACGTGGGCAGACACCTTCAACCCCACCTTCCGCCAGCTCGCCTTCGCGGCAGGCCACGTGGCCCTCGCGCTCGACCTGCTCCACGCGCGCGGCGTGGTGCACCGCGACCTCAAGCCCGAGCACATCCTCATCCAGCGGACCACCGGCCAGCCCATCCTCATCGACTTCGGCGCGGGAGACGTCGCCGGCGCGCCCACGCTCACCACCGCCGCGCTCCCTCCTGGCACCCATCACCTGCGCAGCCCCGAGGCCGTGCGCTTCCATCAGCGCCACTGGCGCACGCCCGAGGCGCGCTATCCCTACACCCACGCGGATGACCTCTACGCGCTCGGGGTCTGCCTCTACCGCGCGGCCACCGGCCACTACCCCTTCCCTCCCGACCTGCCCACCGACCTGCTCTATCTGGCCATCGCCACCCGGGCGCCGCCCCCACCGCGGGTCATCAACCCGCGCATCCCCCCGCCGCTCGCCCGGACCATCCTCCGCTTGCTGGAGAAGGACCCGCGGCGGCGGCCCCGGAATGGAGGCCAGCTCCACGCGGAGTTGGTGGAGGGCATGCTCGCCGCCTCCGAGGCGCCCTACGCCACCCGGCTGTTCCTCGAGGAGCCTCGGCCTCCCTCGCATCCGGACGATGCGCCCGCGCAGGTGCACGTGCCTCGCTGGCCCAGCCGAGCCTACCCACCGCCTTCGCCCTGGCCGGGACGGCTCGCGCGCCTCATCCCCGAGAGCTGGCTCGACGCGCTCGCCCGCTGGCAGGAGCGACAGGAGCCCGCGCCGCCTCCGCCTCGCCCCCGCCCTCGCTGGGGAGCGACCGCGGTGCTCTGCCTGCTGCTCGGCGGACTCTGGTGGCACTCCGTGCAGTCCCGGGGCTTCAATGGCAGCACAACCCCCAGGGTCACCTCCAAATTCGACTCCTCTCCAGGTAATAAACTGGCGTCACCCCCAGAGTCCCCACACATTGGGCCTGCCGCGATTCCGCTCCCCGTGAGCCCTACCCCCGCGGTCGTCGCCTCACCGGCGCCGTCTCCACAGGAAACCCCCGCCGTGCCCAATCCCTCTCTGTCTCACCCGCCTGCCTCGCGGCAGGGCGTCACCCCTTTGCGTCGCGCCCTCAAGGTGGCCGCTGTCGCCGCATGCACAGGCATGGCCTGCGCGGGCGCGCAGACGCGCTCCGGTCCGCCGGGCCCCCAGTGCCCCGCGGATGCCGTGGCGACGATGCGCCGGGAATACGGTCTGCGTGGCACCGAACCCATCGGCGTGGCTTGGGAGCCCGACCACACCGATCGGCGCTTCAAGGCCCGCGACGGAGCGCCCGCGGAGGCCACCGTCAACATGCCCCTGAACCGCATCCCCGATGGCCTGCTGCTGAAGGGAACGTTCATCTTCTCCGAGTCGCGCGTCTTCATCCGCTTCACGAAGGCACAGGACGCAACGGGCCGCATCGTCCCCGTCTGCTTCGACGCCTGGACCACCAACGGCGAAGACGTTCAAGTGGGCCTCACCCGCTACCCCGGCGGGGAAGCGAACACCGCCAAGCTCGACTCGACCTTCCCGGTCTTCCCCAAGTTCGACTGA